One window of Flavobacteriales bacterium genomic DNA carries:
- the cadA gene encoding cadmium-translocating P-type ATPase — MDHEHSVTGPSHSDEQLAKDPVCGMDVDPTTAKYSSEHEGKTYYFCSEGCRKKFEAEPAKYLAAKKVKDPVCGMDVDPATAKHSSEHKGKSYYFCCEGCKKKFDADQERYLQPKLAPLPLIGKQVNYTHAGASVHARANANVMYTCPMDPEIRQLGPGTCPICGMALEPEVYSPDAGPNEELIDMTRRFWIGVALTSPVFLLEMGSHIFPSLHNIVPPQVSAWIQFLLATPVVLWAGWPLLQRGWASVRTGNLNMFTLIAMGVGVAWVYSVVALFAPGLFPEAFRTAHGVVGVYFEAAAMITVLVLLGQVLELRARESTAGAIKALLDLAPTTALRINADGSDEVVDLDRISVGDRLRVRPGEKVPVDGEVLEGRSVIDESMITGESMPVTRTVGDTVIGGTMNSSGALVVQAGKVGADTVLSRIVQLVASAQRSRAPIQRMADKVSGWFVPIVIGAAVLTFIVWMFVGPEPRFTYALVAAVSVLIIACPCALGLATPMSIMVGVGKGAQMGVLIRDAEALERMEKVDTLVVDKTGTLTEGKPSVTHIFPEEGFTEAEVLRFSAAVERLSEHPYAKAIVGAARAKELQVPAVTDFDSPTGKGVLGTVEGKRVLLGSAEFLKEHKIETERLSELAGVRRREGATVIFVAIDAQVAGMLSIADAIKPTTAKALDGLRKEGLHIVMLTGDAQATAEAVARSLGISEVEAGVLPERKSAVVQRLQKEGRIVAMAGDGVNDAPALAAADVGIAMGHGTDVAMESAGITLVKGDLIGILRARRLSQAVMRNIKQNLFFAFGYNALGIPIAAGVLYPVFGWLLSPIIAAAAMSFSSVSVITNSLRLRGKKFDRS, encoded by the coding sequence ATGGATCACGAGCATTCAGTTACAGGCCCTTCACATTCCGACGAGCAACTCGCCAAAGACCCCGTCTGCGGTATGGATGTGGACCCTACCACCGCCAAGTACAGCAGCGAACACGAAGGCAAGACCTATTACTTCTGTTCCGAAGGGTGCAGGAAGAAGTTCGAGGCGGAACCCGCGAAATACCTCGCAGCAAAGAAGGTGAAGGACCCCGTCTGCGGCATGGACGTGGACCCCGCCACCGCCAAGCACAGCAGCGAACACAAAGGCAAGTCCTATTACTTCTGCTGCGAAGGATGCAAGAAGAAGTTCGACGCCGATCAGGAGCGCTACCTGCAACCGAAGCTGGCCCCGCTGCCACTGATCGGCAAGCAGGTAAATTACACCCATGCTGGCGCGAGCGTCCACGCTCGTGCCAATGCGAACGTGATGTACACCTGCCCGATGGACCCGGAGATCCGCCAACTGGGCCCGGGCACCTGCCCCATCTGCGGCATGGCGCTGGAACCGGAAGTGTACAGCCCGGATGCCGGCCCCAACGAAGAGCTGATCGATATGACGCGGCGCTTCTGGATCGGCGTGGCGCTCACCAGCCCTGTGTTCCTGCTGGAAATGGGCTCGCACATTTTCCCTTCGTTGCACAACATCGTACCCCCACAGGTCTCTGCATGGATCCAGTTCCTGCTGGCCACGCCCGTGGTGCTCTGGGCCGGTTGGCCTTTGCTCCAACGTGGCTGGGCCTCTGTGCGCACCGGCAACCTCAACATGTTCACGCTGATCGCTATGGGCGTGGGCGTGGCGTGGGTGTACAGTGTTGTCGCGCTCTTCGCACCGGGGCTCTTCCCGGAGGCGTTCCGTACAGCGCACGGTGTGGTGGGCGTCTACTTTGAAGCGGCGGCCATGATCACCGTACTGGTGCTGCTGGGCCAAGTGCTGGAGCTGCGGGCGCGTGAAAGCACCGCCGGCGCCATCAAAGCCCTGCTGGACCTCGCCCCCACCACCGCATTGCGTATCAACGCGGACGGTAGCGACGAAGTAGTGGATCTGGACCGCATCTCCGTAGGCGATCGCCTGCGTGTACGGCCCGGCGAAAAAGTGCCGGTGGACGGCGAAGTTCTCGAAGGCCGCTCCGTGATCGACGAGAGCATGATCACCGGCGAATCCATGCCGGTGACGCGTACCGTGGGCGATACCGTGATCGGTGGCACCATGAACAGCTCCGGTGCCTTGGTGGTACAGGCAGGAAAGGTGGGCGCCGATACCGTGCTCTCGCGCATCGTGCAGCTGGTGGCCTCCGCCCAGCGTTCCCGCGCACCCATCCAGCGCATGGCGGATAAAGTTTCCGGCTGGTTCGTGCCGATCGTGATCGGCGCGGCCGTGCTCACCTTCATCGTCTGGATGTTCGTGGGGCCGGAGCCGCGCTTCACCTACGCACTGGTGGCAGCGGTATCGGTGCTCATCATCGCATGCCCGTGCGCATTGGGCCTGGCCACACCCATGAGCATCATGGTGGGCGTGGGCAAGGGCGCGCAAATGGGTGTACTGATCCGCGACGCGGAAGCGCTGGAGCGCATGGAGAAGGTGGATACGCTGGTGGTGGACAAGACCGGAACGCTCACCGAAGGCAAGCCGAGCGTCACCCACATCTTCCCGGAAGAAGGTTTTACCGAAGCGGAAGTGCTGCGCTTCTCAGCAGCCGTGGAGCGGCTATCCGAGCATCCCTATGCAAAGGCCATCGTCGGCGCGGCGCGCGCCAAGGAACTGCAAGTACCGGCCGTCACGGACTTCGATTCGCCCACGGGCAAGGGTGTGCTGGGTACGGTGGAAGGCAAGCGCGTTCTCCTCGGCAGCGCCGAATTCCTGAAGGAGCATAAGATCGAAACGGAGCGACTTTCCGAGCTGGCGGGCGTACGCAGGCGTGAAGGAGCCACAGTGATCTTCGTCGCCATCGATGCCCAAGTGGCGGGCATGCTCTCCATCGCCGATGCGATCAAACCCACCACCGCCAAAGCGTTGGACGGCCTGCGGAAAGAAGGTCTGCACATCGTGATGCTCACCGGCGATGCACAAGCCACCGCCGAAGCCGTGGCCCGCAGCCTCGGCATCAGCGAAGTGGAGGCCGGCGTGCTGCCCGAGCGGAAGAGTGCCGTGGTGCAACGCCTGCAGAAGGAAGGCCGCATCGTGGCCATGGCCGGCGATGGCGTGAACGATGCGCCCGCATTGGCCGCTGCCGACGTGGGCATCGCCATGGGCCACGGCACCGATGTGGCCATGGAAAGCGCAGGCATCACGCTGGTGAAGGGTGACCTCATCGGCATCCTGCGCGCACGCCGCTTATCACAGGCCGTGATGCGCAACATCAAGCAGAACCTGTTCTTCGCTTTCGGTTACAACGCTTTGGGCATTCCCATTGCGGCGGGTGTGCTGTACCCGGTGTTCGGCTGGCTGCTCTCGCCCATCATCGCGGCAGCAGCCATGAGTTTCAGCAGCGTGAGCGTGATCACGAACAGCTTACGGTTGCGGGGGAAGAAGTTTGATCGATCGTAG